One Lachancea thermotolerans CBS 6340 chromosome F complete sequence DNA window includes the following coding sequences:
- the MDL1 gene encoding ATP-binding cassette permease MDL1 (similar to uniprot|P33310 Saccharomyces cerevisiae YLR188W MDL1 Half-type ATP-binding cassette (ABC) transporter of the inner mitochondrial membrane mediates export of peptides generated upon proteolysis of mitochondrial proteins plays a role in the regulation of cellular resistance to oxidative stress) yields the protein MKLSTFGLSGLIGNARLPILRAGIGRPSLLLQVRSLHNGKTSFERQLAAMLQNRTIMRQVRWQHSNASKPSTTLTSEEQNSSSWKDIKRLFQLARPESKSMFFALVLIILSSSVSMLVPGVIGKLMDVAKEDGTSSSEADGKRGDATDKTDGSTAADTDSEKLILGLTLPQFYGGLFSLFVVGAAANMGRIVILKVTGEKLVARLRTRTLKAALQQDASFLDNNKVGDLISRLSSDASIVSKSLTQNMSDGTRSLIQGFVGFGMMSYISWKLTCVMMLLAPPLAVMALVYGRKIRNLSRTLQASVGGLTKAAEEQLSATRTIQAYGGEKQAIRHYAKEVRQVYQVGLKEALTSGGFFGLTGLVGNSAVLALLLTGTSMISTGAMTVGDLSSFMIYAVYTGSSLFGMSSFYSELMKGAGAAARVFELNDRKPAIHPTKGRDPVSLARKPVEFKKVHFAYPTRRQHVIFEDLSLRIDPGEHVCIVGPSGGGKSTVASLLLRFYDVDAGAILIGGQNIADFNLRKYRRLVGIVQQEPMLFNGTILENILYTVPQRLLNEEDGRVARAIGQANCSAFLSSFPDGLQTMVGPRGTQLSGGQKQRIALARAFLLDPDLLILDEATSALDSRSEEVIARTLHSRTTRGKTTISIAHRVSTIQHSTRVIVLGRNGGVVETGTFDELASNTDSQLNKLLRKEEEPVQPGEITNAPHRPEGSDQRPEGPSDGAATFELAPVTKA from the coding sequence ATGAAGCTATCAACTTTCGGACTAAGCGGGCTGATCGGCAATGCGCGATTGCCTATTTTACGGGCTGGCATCGGCCGTCCGTCACTGCTCCTCCAGGTAAGATCACTGCACAATGGAAAAACATCATTCGAGAGGCAATTGGCAGCAATGCTCCAAAACCGCACCATAATGCGGCAAGTTAGATGGCAGCATTCTAATGCCAGCAAGCCCTCTACAACTTTAACTTCTGAGGAACAGAATTCGTCAAGTTGGAAAGACATCAAACGACTTTTCCAATTGGCGCGGCCTGAATCTAAGTCTATGTTCTTCGCGCTTGTGCTTATTATTCTATCCAGTTCTGTGAGCATGCTAGTGCCTGGCGTGATTGGCAAATTAATGGATGTAGCAAAAGAAGATGGgaccagcagcagcgaaGCTGATGGGAAACGCGGAGACGCCACAGATAAAACAGACGGCTCGACTGCCGCGGATACAGACTCGGAAAAGCTCATTCTTGGTCTCACACTTCCACAATTTTACGGAGGCCTTTTTTCCCTGTTTGTGGTCGGCGCGGCCGCCAACATGGGCAGAATTGTAATACTGAAGGTCACAGGTGAAAAGCTGGTCGCACGTCTGCGAACCCGGACACTCAAGGCAGCGTTGCAACAAGATGCATCTTTTTTAGATAATAATAAGGTTGGGGATCTGATTTCAAGGCTATCTTCAGATGCCAGTATCGTGTCAAAATCGTTGACTCAGAACATGTCTGATGGCACGCGTTCACTCATCCAGGGCTTCGTGGGATTTGGGATGATGAGCTACATATCGTGGAAGCTTACCTGTGTGATGATGCTCCTGGCGCCTCCGCTAGCCGTAATGGCCTTGGTTTATGGTAGAAAGATTCGAAACCTCTCGCGTACGCTCCAGGCTTCGGTTGGTGGACTGACAAAGGCCGCTGAAGAACAGCTTTCTGCCACTAGGACTATACAGGCTTACGGTGGAGAAAAGCAGGCGATACGCCACTACGCTAAAGAAGTGCGCCAAGTTTACCAAGTTGGATTGAAGGAGGCGCTCACGTCCGGCGGCTTTTTTGGGCTCACGGGCCTTGTAGGTAACAGCGCTGTTTTGGCACTGCTTCTGACGGGTACTTCTATGATTAGCACCGGGGCAATGACCGTGGGCGACCTCTCAAGCTTCATGATCTACGCCGTGTACACAGGAAGCTCGCTCTTTGGGATGTCGTCTTTCTACTCCGAGCTTATGAAGGGAGCAGGCGCTGCCGCAAGAGTGTTCGAGCTGAACGACCGCAAGCCGGCTATTCACCCGACAAAGGGCAGAGACCCTGTTTCTCTTGCTAGAAAGCCCGTGGAGTTTAAAAAGGTGCACTTCGCATATCCAACTCGTCGCCAGCACGTGATCTTCGAAGACCTAAGCTTGCGTATCGATCCTGGAGAGCACGTGTGCATCGTGGGACCATCTGGTGGAGGGAAGTCCACAGTTGCGTCGCTACTCTTGCGCTTTTACGACGTCGATGCAGGGGCCATCTTGATCGGTGGTCAAAATATTGCTGACTTTAACCTGCGCAAGTATCGTCGCTTGGTTGGCATTGTCCAACAAGAGCCCATGTTGTTTAATGGCActattttggaaaatatCCTGTACACCGTTCCGCAGCGACTACTAAACGAGGAAGATGGCCGCGTTGCTAGGGCAATCGGCCAAGCAAATTGTTCTGCGTTCCTCTCAAGTTTCCCAGACGGCCTGCAAACGATGGTGGGACCCCGTGGTACTCAGCTCTCGGGCGGTCAGAAACAGCGCATCGCACTCGCTCGCGCCTTTTTACTTGACCCCGATCTCCTCATTCTTGATGAAGCGACGAGTGCACTTGACTCCCGCAGCGAAGAAGTCATCGCCCGTACACTTCACTCCCGTACTACACGCGGAAAAACGACTATTTCCATTGCCCACCGTGTGAGCACCATACAGCATAGTACGCGAGTCATCGTCCTGGGGAGAAACGGCGGTGTTGTTGAGACCGGGACCTTCGATGAGCTCGCTTCGAACACCGACTCACAGCTTAACAAGCTTTTGCGtaaggaagaagaacccGTACAGCCGGGAGAGATTACTAACGCTCCCCATCGGCCTGAGGGCTCCGATCAGCGGCCCGAAGGTCCTTCGGATGGTGCGGCTACGTTCGAACTCGCGCCCGTTACTAAGGCGTGA
- the SKG3 gene encoding Skg3p (similar to Saccharomyces cerevisiae YLR187W SKG3 Protein of unknown function; green fluorescent protein (GFP)-fusion protein localizes to the cell periphery, cytoplasm, bud, and bud neck; potential Cdc28p substrate And to YNL278W uniprot|P53836 Saccharomyces cerevisiae YNL278W CAF120 Part of the evolutionarily- conserved CCR4-NOT transcriptional regulatory complex involved in controlling mRNA initiation, elongation, and degradation) encodes MRSPTKGLLAPPKTFQKSDDKNSRSRSSSFSRLFSSGSSDNSPRRQVPPLQEISTSAIPPELVPIVTLLSAQSHRRYHEGVFLILKDLNSDGSPATRTWKEVYGVLIGNQLALWDARLLAENGQRPEDLMEATSKPTYVNFTDASFRPLDHKEAVIAEGKKQLQNTIVVSTTLKNRYFLQFSDKEAFTQWHAALRLSAFEFTALQEAYTGAFLSTKGAKLGDIRVILADTKFDYEDWVSVRFGAGMPWKRCYAVVSQPSKKSKSKLICGEINFYENEKKTKKVKAMTTVKDACAVYALYPSSPVLIDTSTMIKLEGKVSFGKKDAPTLTDIFIMPEKHYAVPGYDTIIRFLIPIMNAFQLYGRPKRLIADRNNLDSLLFGLPTLPHVHFLQLQDIMPLASSASNMEWSILDWRNHIKALLLKKIDQGYTGCGSSEGLTGALASPAIGSNDLFDSSPLPTSPLLASVSRLPSENKTEFGSIKSNLRNAATTDNIDGNTSKSGLHDSSSKASDDKGFVTETAPSATQVSRNGGSFEDVSDDKKQSRKKLTPTIDIQDSNFSEFEREALKPKTSEALGFRKSELSTIYDKYSQMPFGDSAGQPPSLPIDRDNRDSFGAYNDYIGSPKVKNLDISNLRDSNSTDQTDLSRVHDFSGEGGRRSFADSFQSGEPAPAEERSVKDDVLEDFYSLSQQISKMGLDSQDRASFSASKANVNDDFNFEASETNDSIGALDNVFDPDYLEQNQMLDNESNYTANESKSQYSGDNTNLSYQPLQRDQAQPSYGGEGFTYSQKLPKQRAANHVVTPTSPQFYPNHPVENQNAGSAERLGKMKHSPAYPNLNTVNTQTNGSPSHRRNPVPPPPQGAQYSPNNMQHRRPGPQGVPSGAPRPVPQQYPQQVPQQAFQQVPRAMSKPVPQQVPYSNRPYVPAGAPNAYGRPNPPAQYPPTGAVPLGQPGNPRGPGYAMGPHPQARPMRHTASQTMNQAAPQVFSQSIPHPNSKLQAKSAQPSPRAGGFSQFMPATANNPNPYSANPYTS; translated from the coding sequence ATGCGATCACCTACTAAGGGGCTTCTTGCCCCTCCAAAAACATTTCAGAAGTCGGATGATAAGAACTCAAGATCAAGGTCCTCCAGTTTCTCGCGACTTTTCTCGTCAGGATCTAGTGATAACTCGCCGCGCCGGCAGGTTCCGCCGCTGCAGGAGATATCCACCTCGGCTATTCCTCCAGAACTTGTGCCCATTGTTACGCTGCTATCTGCTCAATCGCACAGGCGGTACCATGAGGGCGTTTTCCTGATTTTAAAAGACTTGAACAGTGACGGTAGCCCCGCCACTCGGACCTGGAAGGAGGTTTACGGTGTGCTAATCGGAAACCAGCTAGCGCTGTGGGATGCGCGCCTGCTCGCCGAAAACGGGCAGCGCCCCGAGGACCTAATGGAAGCTACCTCCAAGCCAACTTACGTGAACTTTACAGATGCGTCATTCAGGCCTTTGGACCACAAAGAAGCCGTCATTGCCGAGGGCAAAAAGCAGCTACAGAACACTATTGTCGTTTCGacgactttgaaaaatagATATTTTCTACAGTTCAGCGATAAAGAGGCATTTACGCAATGGCATGCTGCACTCCGCCTTAGCGCATTCGAGTTCACAGCTCTGCAAGAGGCATACACAGGTGCGTTCCTATCGACCAAAGGTGCAAAGCTTGGAGATATCCGGGTTATTCTCGCTGACACAAAGTTTGATTACGAAGACTGGGTGAGTGTAAGGTTTGGGGCTGGAATGCCGTGGAAGCGCTGCTACGCAGTTGTTTCCCAACCATCTaagaagagcaagagcAAGCTTATTTGTGGAGAAATAAACTTTTATGAAAAcgagaagaagacaaaaaaagtGAAGGCAATGACCACAGTCAAAGATGCGTGTGCAGTTTACGCTCTCTATCCATCTTCCCCAGTTCTTATCGATACATCAACAATGATAAAGCTTGAAGGTAAGGTCTCCTTCGGTAAGAAAGACGCACCAACCCTCACTGACATCTTTATTATGCCTGAAAAGCACTACGCGGTGCCAGGCTACGATACGATCATAAGGTTTTTGATACCGATAATGAATGCTTTCCAGCTTTACGGACGGCCCAAGAGGCTTATTGCGGACAGAAATAATCTAGACTCTCTACTATTTGGTCTTCCGACTCTACCACACGTCCACTTTCTGCAACTACAGGACATTATGCCATTGGCGTCTTCAGCCTCCAATATGGAATGGTCCATTTTAGACTGGAGAAATCATATTAaggctcttctgctgaaaaagattGACCAAGGATATACCGGTTGTGGCTCTAGCGAGGGTCTCACAGGCGCTCTAGCTTCCCCCGCCATCGGCTCAAATGACCTATTCGACAGCTCTCCTCTGCCAACTTCCCCCTTGTTGGCATCAGTATCGCGACTACCCtctgaaaacaaaactgaGTTTGGTTCTATCAAGTCCAACTTAAGAAACGCGGCAACGACCGACAACATTGACGGGAATACCAGTAAGTCCGGATTACACGATAGCTCCTCAAAGGCGTCAGACGATAAGGGGTTTGTGACCGAAACTGCGCCATCTGCAACTCAAGTATCTAGAAACGGAGGgtcttttgaagatgtttctGACGATAAGAAGCAGTCACGTAAGAAGCTCACACCTACGATTGACATACAGGATTCTAACTTCAGCGAATTTGAGAGAGAAGCGCTCAAACCTAAAACCAGCGAGGCGTTGGGCTTCAGGAAGTCGGAATTATCAACAATTTACGACAAATACTCTCAGATGCCCTTTGGTGACAGTGCAGGTCAACCCCCATCGTTGCCTATCGATCGCGATAACCGGGATTCCTTCGGTGCTTACAATGATTACATAGGGTCACCTAAggtcaagaacttggatatttcaaatttgaggGATTCCAATAGCACAGATCAAACGGATCTGTCGCGAGTTCATGATTTTTCGGGAGAAGGTggcagaagaagctttgctgATAGCTTTCAGTCAGGAGAGCCGGCGCCCGCGGAAGAACGCTCAGTCAAAGACGATGTTTTGGAAGATTTCTACAGCTTGTCACAGcaaatttcgaagatgGGTCTTGATAGCCAAGACCGCGCTTCTTTCAGCGCTTCAAAGGCCAACGTCAATGACGacttcaactttgaagcatcaGAAACCAATGATAGCATTGGAGCTCTGGATAACGTTTTTGATCCTGACTACCTCGAGCAAAATCAGATGCTAGACAATGAGAGTAACTACACTGCGAATGAAAGCAAGTCGCAGTATAGTGGTGACAACACAAACTTAAGTTACCAACCGCTACAACGCGACCAAGCTCAGCCTTCTTATGGCGGTGAAGGCTTCACATATTCTCAGAAGCTCCCAAAGCAACGAGCAGCAAACCATGTGGTAACCCCGACATCGCCTCAGTTTTATCCAAACCATCCGGTCGAAAACCAAAATGCAGGGTCCGCGGAAAGGTTGGGGAAGATGAAACACTCGCCTGCATATCCAAACCTCAACACCGTGAACACGCAGACTAACGGCTCGCCAAGCCATCGTAGAAACCCTGTTCCTCCTCCTCCCCAGGGAGCCCAGTATTCCCCAAACAATATGCAACATCGCCGCCCAGGCCCTCAGGGTGTACCCTCGGGAGCTCCAAGGCCAGTTCCCCAGCAGTACCCTCAGCAAGTACCCCAGCAAGCTTTCCAGCAGGTTCCCAGGGCGATGTCCAAGCCGGTTCCCCAACAAGTTCCATATTCTAATAGGCCTTATGTCCCGGCCGGGGCCCCAAACGCCTATGGAAGACCGAACCCGCCAGCACAATACCCTCCCACTGGTGCCGTGCCATTAGGGCAGCCAGGAAACCCTAGAGGACCTGGCTACGCTATGGGCCCCCACCCACAAGCTAGGCCTATGCGACACACCGCATCTCAGACAATGAACCAGGCGGCTCCGCAAGTTTTTTCGCAGTCGATTCCGCATCCTAACTCCAAGCTGCAAGCTAAAAGTGCACAACCTTCACCCAGGGCCGGTGGCTTCTCGCAGTTCATGCCTGCAACAGCCAATAATCCCAACCCATACAGTGCCAACCCTTATACCTCGTGA
- the MET2 gene encoding homoserine O-acetyltransferase (similar to uniprot|P08465 Saccharomyces cerevisiae YNL277W MET2 L-homoserine-O-acetyltransferase catalyzes the conversion of homoserine to O-acetyl homoserine which is the first step of the methionine biosynthetic pathway) yields MIEYPVRESSLKGVDPESLEATNPYVKLVKNQRIVEVPELELESGVVLKNFPIAYKTWGELNERGDNVIVVCHALTGSSDVSDWWGPLLGPDLAFDISRFLVVCLNSMGSPYGSFSPMNINAQTGEPYGPEFPLCTVRDDVRAHRIVLDSLGVNSIACVVGGSMGGMLALEWSVTFGKAYVKNMVALATSARHSAWCISWSEAQRQSIYSDPNYLDGYYSHENPPVVGLAAARMSALLTYRSRNSFENKFSRRSPSVAQQEKSNKQSVKLKPSNLQEHNLSIHNDGHRRSIAQERKSSVSSDTSSNDSLRSVSSSTSTSSVVTLSKNSRAIKPAQTYFSAQSYLRYQGKKFIDRFDANCYISITRKLDTHDLARERFEYEEDLDRVLNSIEQPSLVIGIKSDGLFTYSEQEYLAANIPNSRLEKIDSPEGHDAFLLEFKLINELIINFLKENAKEITESPPRLWQDLGEREIVKNSLFGEAEEVTNW; encoded by the coding sequence ATGATAGAATATCCTGTTAGGGAATCGAGCCTGAAAGGTGTGGACCCGGAATCGTTGGAAGCCACAAACCCATATGTCAAACTGGTCAAAAACCAGCGCATCGTCGAGGTTCCGGAACTCGAGCTGGAGTCGGGAGTTGtcctcaagaactttcctATTGCATACAAGACGTGGGGAGAACTGAATGAAAGAGGAGACAACGTGATTGTCGTATGTCATGCTCTGACGGGCTCCTCCGACGTTTCGGACTGGTGGGGCCCGCTGCTGGGCCCTGACCTGGCATTTGACATTTCGCGGTTCCTCGTTGTTTGTTTGAACTCCATGGGGTCACCATATGGATCATTCTCTCCTATGAACATCAACGCTCAAACCGGCGAGCCATATGGACCTGAGTTTCCGCTTTGCACAGTACGTGATGACGTGCGCGCCCACAGAATTGTACTTGACTCCCTGGGCGTGAATTCTATTGCATGTGTCGTTGGCGGTTCTATGGGCGGCATGCTTGCCCTCGAATGGTCTGTCACGTTTGGAAAGGCTTATGTGAAGAATATGGTGGCCCTCGCCACCAGCGCGCGGCATTCCGCGTGGTGCATATCCTGGTCTGAAGCACAACGGCAATCAATCTATTCTGATCCAAATTACCTGGATGGATACTACTCGCATGAAAACCCACCAGTGGTCGGGCTCGCTGCAGCCCGTATGTCTGCATTGCTAACTTACCGTTCGAGGAATAGTTTCGAGAATAAGTTCTCGAGACGTTCGCCGTCTGTGGCTCAGCAGGAAAAATCCAACAAGCAATCGGTAAAGCTGAAGCCTTCTAATCTGCAGGAACACAATTTGTCCATTCACAACGACGGTCACCGCCGGTCGATCGCTCAGGAGCGCAAAAGCAGTGTCTCGAGTGATACATCATCCAATGATTCTTTGAGATCAGTGTCATCCTCCACATCTACCTCCTCAGTTGTAACTCTGTCCAAGAACTCGCGGGCCATCAAACCGGCCCAGACGTACTTCTCAGCGCAGAGCTACTTGCGCTACCAAGGTAAAAAGTTTATCGACAGGTTCGACGCAAATTGCTACATTTCCATCACTAGAAAACTTGATACGCATGACCTAGCACGGGAGCGCTTCGAGTATGAGGAAGACCTTGATCGGGTGCTAAATTCGATCGAGCAGCCTTCCTTAGTAATAGGTATCAAGTCTGACGGTCTCTTCACATACTCCGAGCAAGAATATCTGGCTGCCAATATTCCAAATTCGAGGCTGGAGAAGATTGACTCACCAGAGGGACACGATGCTTTTCTACTGGAGTTCAAACTTATCAACGAACTCATTATCAACTTTCTTAAAGAAAACGCTAAGGAGATCACAGAATCTCCTCCTCGTCTTTGGCAAGACTTGGGTGAGCGCGAAATTGTAAAAAACTCTCTATTCGGAGAAGCTGAGGAGGTTACCAACTGGTAA
- the PRM1 gene encoding pheromone-regulated protein PRM1 (similar to uniprot|P53835 Saccharomyces cerevisiae YNL279W PRM1 Pheromone-regulated multispanning membrane protein involved in membrane fusion during mating predicted to have 5 transmembrane segments and a coiled coil domain localizes to the shmoo tip regulated by Ste12p), whose translation MPFKPYLELRGRISQVWLNQHTLIFTLAAVKLAFFSASLKQAIERSKQSILSSCDSADYFYTQFVGVAPTYMCQFGNYLVQQSIKESIKTSLAAVSLLVYAGEKLSTFLFDFYFGTYICLATSAVDGAVSVATNTTEKVLDFVNGTVETLGEDLNSGLSDISEAINKVVGALNDVESFFKGSDSTDITSQFKSVNLTIEKLRDFQIPSSIDSKLEALSNSTPNFDTVINKTHSEISKPFELVRSKITALNVSKIMVQSQGLYVPSNSSNSSSLGPCASSKPDIVKFYAGLSNAISVALIVLALALALAAIAATMPSLWEESRKWRKLIKLQRDVNQAKIDYAYLKNGHCPDAIESYQKVYERWSTAFGAWLAPRISNSEHVQQKVRWCVAYAMSPRALTILAVSITGVVVCICQFILIAALRRAATGDGVQQLTSSSLSYANASLHNDMSVWATSANQYINSTSSSLNSELFGWVNTTTTAVNATVNSAIDDIDTTLADFFNGTLLYKPMTSVVRCTIENKLYKIQSAMTWLNEKLQISLPLVDQATLSATLNRELSTQNSASSSNAALQVGQKIVQNAQTLILAILHQYRTATLFELGVSLVLFAVWILQWLIAITYCIMFT comes from the coding sequence ATGCCGTTCAAGCCTTACTTAGAGCTGCGTGGAAGGATATCACAGGTATGGCTAAATCAGCACACCTTAATATTCACATTAGCAGCTGTGAAGCTAGCATTTTTCTCAGCAAGTCTCAAGCAAGCGATCGAAAGGTCCAAGCAAAGCATCTTGAGCAGCTGCGACTCTGCTGATTACTTTTATACACAGTTCGTGGGTGTGGCCCCCACTTACATGTGTCAATTTGGAAATTATCTAGTACAGCAGTCAATAAAGGAATCCATCAAAACTAGTTTAGCAGCAGTATCGCTGCTCGTATATGCTGGCGAGAAATTATCAACCTTTCTGTTTGACTTTTACTTTGGCACGTATATCTGTTTGGCTACGAGTGCGGTTGATGGCGCAGTGAGCGTCGCGACTAATACTACTGAAAAAGTACTGGACTTCGTCAATGGTACAGTGGAGACTTTAGGTGAGGATCTCAATAGTGGCCTCAGTGACATTTCGGAGGCCATTAACAAAGTTGTAGGAGCTCTCAATGACGTGGAAAGTTTTTTTAAAGGTAGTGACAGCACCGACATTACGTCTCAATTCAAGTCAGTAAACCTGACAATTGAAAAATTAAGAGACTTTCAGATACCGTCATCTATTGATTCAAAACTCGAGGCGCTCTCGAATTCTACCCCGAATTTTGACACTGTAATTAATAAAACGCATTCCGAGATCTCGAAGCCATTTGAGTTGGTACGATCAAAAATCACGGCGCTTAATGTGTCCAAAATAATGGTACAGAGCCAAGGCCTTTATGTCCCTTCCAATAGCTCGAATAGTTCTTCGTTGGGACCATGCGCTTCGAGCAAACCAGATATTGTCAAGTTTTATGCGGGTTTATCAAATGCAATTAGTGTAGCGCTCATAGTATTAGCTTTGGCGCTGGCTCTCGCTGCAATCGCGGCAACAATGCCTTCATTATGGGAAGAAAGCCGAAAGTGGAGAAAACTCATtaagcttcaaagagacGTTAATCAGGCAAAAATAGACTACGCCTACCTCAAAAATGGGCACTGCCCCGATGCCATTGAGAGTTACCAGAAGGTTTACGAGAGATGGTCCACTGCATTTGGAGCCTGGTTGGCGCCGCGAATTTCTAACAGCGAGCATGTTCAACAGAAAGTGCGCTGGTGTGTCGCCTACGCAATGTCGCCCCGCGCCCTCACCATTCTGGCAGTTTCGATAACCGGAGTGGTGGTGTGCATTTGCCAGTTTATACTGATCGCTGCATTGCGACGAGCAGCAACGGGCGACGGCGTGCAGCAACTCACTTCTTCTTCCCTGAGCTACGCTAACGCTAGCCTCCATAATGACATGTCCGTTTGGGCAACATCTGCAAACCAGTACATCAACTCCACCAGCAGCTCGCTTAACAGCGAGCTCTTCGGGTGGGTGAACACCACAACTACTGCAGTCAATGCCACTGTCAATTCTGCAATCGATGACATCGACACCACCCTAGCTGATTTTTTTAATGGCACCTTACTCTATAAGCCAATGACTAGTGTAGTCCGTTGCACCATTGAGAACAAACTGTACAAAATCCAGAGCGCTATGACCTGGTTGAACGAAAAGCTACAAATATCGCTGCCTCTCGTGGACCAAGCTACACTCTCCGCGACCCTTAATCGCGAGCTAAGTACTCAAAACTCTGCAAGCTCCTCCAACGCCGCTTTGCAAGTTGGTCAGAAAATAGTCCAGAACGCCCAAACGCTTATTTTGGCAATTCTCCATCAGTACAGAACTGCGACCCTTTTCGAGCTTGGCGTCTCGCTCGTCTTATTCGCGGTTTGGATACTCCAGTGGCTTATAGCCATCACCTACTGTATCATGTTTACGTAA